In a single window of the Populus alba chromosome 16, ASM523922v2, whole genome shotgun sequence genome:
- the LOC118035596 gene encoding regulatory-associated protein of TOR 1 isoform X1 yields MALGELTASRFSSQSSVALVSSHYDDFPSSHGDNALNSARRDNNSDTNHNSSSSNNNNRDRDSDTASTSNYGGGNATTGSTAATTTSMAYLPQTAVLSELRHEAFEASVPTGPSDSGPVSKWRPKDRMKTGYVALVLCLNISVDPPDVIKISPCARMECWIDPFSMAPQKALETIGKSLSIQYERWQPKARYKVQLDPTVDEVKKLCNTCRKHAKSERVLFHYNGHGVPKPTANGEIWLFNKSYTQYIPLPISDLDSWLRTPSIYVFDCSAAGMIVNAFLELHDWSASGSAGSVSNCILLAACEAHETLPQSDEFPADVFTSCLTTPIKMALKWFYRRSLLCDSLDYSLIDKIPGRQNDRKTLLGELNWIFTAVTDTIAWNVLPRDLFQKLFRQDLLVASLFRNFLLAERIMRSANCSPISHPMLPPTHQHHMWDAWDMAAEICLSQLPSMVEDPNSEFQPSPFFTEQLTAFEVWLDHGSEHKKPPEQLPIVLQVLLSQSHRFRALVLLGRFLDMGLWAVDLALSVGIFPYVLKLLQTTTPELRQILVFIWTKILALDKSCQVDLVKDGGHTYFIRFLDSLEAYPEQRAMAAFVLAVIVDGHRRGQEACIEADLIHVCLRHLRGSVPIDAQTEPLFLQWLCLCLGKLWEDFTEAQMLGLQADAPAIYAPLLLVPQPEVRASAAFALATLLDVGGDVCRDGVHGDDECDDDEKVRAEVSIIRSLLSLVSDGSPLVRAEVAVALARFAFGHKQHLKSIAASYWKPQSNSLLNSLPSLVHIKATGSGYINPNQYVPHASIVSSQIGPLTRVGSDNPSVVRDGRASTSSPLTTAGIMHGSPLSDDSSQHSNSGILNDIVSNGAVNHSRPKPLDNALYSQCVLAMCTLAKDPSPRIASLGRRVLSIIGIEQVVTKSVNSAGSSGRPGDPKTSSPYPSVAGMTRSSSWFDMNAGHLPFRTPPVSPPQPSYLTGMRRVCSLDFRPHLMNFPDSGLADPLLGSVSSSGGTERSLLPQSTIYKWSCGHFSKPLLTVPDDTEEILVRREEREKFALEQIATCQHSSVSNLKNRIANLDTKFETGTKTALLQPFSPIVVAADENERIRVWNYEEGNLLLNGFDNHDFPDKGISKLCLVNELDDSLLLVASCDGNIRIWKDYTVYGKQKLVTAFSSIQGHKPGVRSLNAVVDWQQQSGYLYASGEISSIMLWDLDKEQLIHSIPSSSDCSVSAMSASEVHGGQFAAGFVDGSVKLYDVRMREMLVCASRPHTENVVRVVGIGFQPGLDPGKIVSASQAGDVQFLDMRNLMDPYLTIKAHRGSLTALSVHRHAPIIASGSAKQIIKLFSLNGEQLDSITYHLTIMGQKISPVSCLTFHPYQVLLAAGATDAMFSIYADDNTHP; encoded by the exons ATGGCATTGGGAGAGTTAACGGCGTCAAGATTCTCCTCACAATCATCAGTTGCTTTGGTTTCGAGCCATTACGATGATTTTCCGTCAAGTCACGGAGACAACGCTCTTAATTCAGCAAGAAGAGATAATAACAGTGATACTAATCAtaatagcagcagcagcaataataataatagagatAGAGATTCTGATACTGCTAGCACTAGTAATTACGGCGGAGGCAATGCGACGACAGGAAGTACAGCCGCGACGACGACTAGTATGGCGTATTTGCCTCAGACTGCTGTTTTGAGTGAGCTTAGACATGAGGCATTTGAAGCTTCAGTGCCTACTGGTCCGTCTGATAGTGGACCTGTTTCAAAATGGCGGCCAAAGGACAGA ATGAAGACTGGATATGTAGCTCTAGTTTTATGTTTAAACATCAGCGTTGATCCTCCGGATGTAATAAAGATATCCCCTTGTGCCAGAATGGAATGCTGGATAG ATCCATTTTCAATGGCACCTCAAAAAGCTCTTGAAACAATTGGAAAAAGCTTGAGCATTCAGTATGAAAGGTGGCAACCTAAG GCTCGCTACAAGGTTCAACTTGATCCCACAGTTGATGAAGTGAAGAAACTTTGTAATACATGCCGAAAACATGCCAAGTCCGAGAGAGTTCTGTTTCATTACAATGGGCACGGTGTTCCAAAGCCAACTGCTAATGGTGAAATCTGGCTTTTCAATAAG AGCTATACACAATATATTCCCTTGCCAATCAGTGATCTTGATTCCTGGCTAAGAACACCATCAATCTATGTTTTTGACTGCTCTGCTGCTGGGATGATAGTCAATGCATTTCTAGAG CTTCATGACTGGAGTGCTTCTGGCTCTGCTGGGTCTGTGAGCAATTGCATTCTGCTCGCAGCCTGTGAAGCACATGAGACTTTGCCACAAAGTGATGAATTTCCAGCTGATGTGTTCACTTCATGCCTCACCACTCCTATCAAGATGGCATTGAAATG GTTTTACAGACGTTCACTTCTTTGCGACTCCCTTGACTACtcattaattgataaaattcctGGCCGGCAAAACGATCGTAAAACACTTCTGGGAGAATTGAACTGGATCTTTACTGCAGTGACAGACACTATTGCTTGGAATGTTCTTCCCCGTG ATCTTTTTCAGAAGTTGTTCAGACAAGATTTGTTAGTTGCCAGTCTGTTCAGAAATTTCTTACTTGCTGAAAGAATTATGCGTTCGGCAAATTGTTCTCCAATTTCTCACCCAATGTTGCCACCAACCCATCAGCATCATATGTG GGATGCATGGGATATGGCTGCTGAAATTTGCCTCTCGCAGCTTCCATCTATGGTCGAGGACCCTAATTCAGAATTCCAG CCGAGTCCTTTTTTTACTGAACAACTGACAGCTTTTGAGGTGTGGTTGGACCATGGCTCTGAACATAAGAAGCCACCTGAGCAGTTACCTATTGTTCTTCAG GTTCTGCTTAGTCAAAGCCATCGGTTCCGGGCACTGGTCCTTCTGGGGAGATTCCTTGATATGGGACTTTGGGCAGTAGATCTG GCATTATCTGTTGGAATATTTCCATATGTTTTGAAGCTGTTGCAAACAACAACACCAGAACTAAGGCAAATTCTTGTATTCATATGGACAAAAATTCTAGCACTTGATAAG TCATGCCAGGTTGACCTTGTTAAGGATGGGGGACATACATATTTTATTAGGTTTCTTGATAGCTTGGAAGCATATCCAGAACAGCGGGCAATGGCTGCATTTGTTTTGGCTGTTATTGTTGATGGGCACAGACGGGGCCAGGAAGCCTGTATTGAAGCTGATTTAATTCATGTGTGCTTGAGGCACTTACGAGGATCAGTGCCAATTGATGCACAAACTGAACCTTTGTTTCTTCAGTGGCTTTGCCTCTGCCTGGGAAAGCTGTGGGAAGATTTCACAGAGGCTCAGATGCTAGGTTTGCAGGCTGATGCCCCTGCCATATATGCTCCTCTACTGTTGGTGCCCCAACCAGAG GTTAGGGCTTCTGCTGCATTTGCACTGGCCACCTTGCTTGATGTTGGCGGTGATGTCTGCAGAGATGGTGTTCATGGAGATGATGAgtgtgatgatgatgaaaaagttAGAGCTGAAGTTAGTATTATTAGAAGTCTATTAAGCCTTGTGTCAGATGGAAGTCCACTGGTTAGGGCAGAGGTTGCTGTAG CTCTGGCACGCTTTGCATTTGGCCACAAACAGCACCTCAAGTCAATTGCCGCCTCATATTGGAAACCTCAGTCTAATTCTCTGCTCAATTCATTACCTTCTTTGGTCCATATAAAAGCTACAGGTAGCGGATACATCAACCCAAATCAGTATGTGCCACATGCAAGTATTGTTTCATCTCAAATTGGCCCTTTGACAAGAGTTGGTAGTGACAACCCATCTGTGGTTCGAGATGGAAGGGCATCCACTAGTAGTCCTCTTACTACAGCTGGAATCATGCATGGATCACCTTTATCTGATGATTCATCTCAGCATTCCAATTCTGGTATATTGAATGACATTGTCAGCAATGGGGCAGTAAACCATTCAAGGCCAAAGCCACTAGATAATGCATTATATTCCCAGTGTGTACTAGCTATGTGCACTTTGGCCAAGGATCCTTCTCCTCGCATAGCAAGCCTTGGTCGACGTGTACTGTCTATTATTGGAATTGAGCAAGTGGTGACAAAATCTGTAAATTCTGCTGGTAGTAGTGGACGACCTGGTGATCCAAAAACTTCATCTCCATACCCAAGTGTTGCTGGGATGACTCGTTCATCATCTTGGTTTGACATGAATGCAG GTCATCTACCATTCAGAACTCCTCCTGTCAGTCCTCCTCAACCAAGTTACTTAACAGGAATGCGTAGAGTGTGTTCTTTGGATTTCAGGCCACACCTTATGAATTTTCCAGATTCAGGATTAGCAGATCCTCTCTTGGGTTCTGTTTCATCTTCTGGAGGCACAGAACGCAGTTTACTTCCTCAGTCAACCATCTACAAATGGAGTTGTGGTCACTTCTCAAAGCCACTTCTCACCGTGCCAGATGATACTGAAGAAATATTAGTtagaagagaagagagggaaaaatTTGCACTGGAGCAGATTGCAACATGCCAGCACTCCT CTGTTAGCAACCTTAAAAATAGAATTGCTAATTTGGATACGAAGTTTGAAACTGGTACGAAGACAGCCTTGCTGCAGCCTTTCTCTCCAATTGTGGTTGCTGCTGATGAGAATGAACGGATTAG GGTATGGAATTATGAGGAAGGTAACCTTCTTCTCAATGGGTTTGATAATCATGATTTTCCAGACAAGGGAATTTCTAAGCTCTGTCTTGTAAACGAGCTTGATGACAGTTTGCTTCTTGTTGCCTCAT GTGATGGAAATATACGAATTTGGAAAGACTACACTGTGTATGGTAAGCAAAAGCTTGTCACTGCATTTTCTTCAATCCAAGGTCATAAACCCGGTGTGCGGAGTTTGAATGCTGTTGTGGACTGGCAACAACAATCAGGATATCTG TATGCTTCTGGTGAGATATCATCCATCATGCTGTGGGACCTGGATAAAGAGCAGCTTATTCATTCCATTCCTTCGTCTTCAGATTGCAGCGTCTCAGCAATG TCTGCTTCTGAAGTTCATGGAGGTCAATTTGCTGCTGGTTTTGTGGATGGATCTGTCAAACTCTATGATGTCCGGATGCGTGAAAT GCTTGTTTGTGCTAGTCGGCCACACACTGAGAATGTAGTAAGAGTTGTGGGGATTGGCTTTCAACCTGGGCTTGATCCTGGAAAG ATTGTCAGTGCATCTCAGGCTGGTGACGTGCAGTTCCTGGATATGAGAAATCTTATGGATCCCTATCTCACGATCAAGGCCCACAGGGGCTCACTCACAGCTTTATCTGTTCATAGGCATGCCCCTATTATTGCCAGCGGATCagcaaaacaaattattaaattattcagTCTAAATGGTGAGCAATTAGACTCCATTACATACCATCTAACCATCATGGGCCAGAAGATCAGTCCTGTAAGCTGCCTCACCTTCCATCCTTACCAAGTACTCCTTGCTGCTGGTGCTACTGATGCTATGTTCTCAATCTATGCCGATGACAACACTCATCCTTAA
- the LOC118035596 gene encoding regulatory-associated protein of TOR 1 isoform X2: protein MRFQCCNEMKTGYVALVLCLNISVDPPDVIKISPCARMECWIDPFSMAPQKALETIGKSLSIQYERWQPKARYKVQLDPTVDEVKKLCNTCRKHAKSERVLFHYNGHGVPKPTANGEIWLFNKSYTQYIPLPISDLDSWLRTPSIYVFDCSAAGMIVNAFLELHDWSASGSAGSVSNCILLAACEAHETLPQSDEFPADVFTSCLTTPIKMALKWFYRRSLLCDSLDYSLIDKIPGRQNDRKTLLGELNWIFTAVTDTIAWNVLPRDLFQKLFRQDLLVASLFRNFLLAERIMRSANCSPISHPMLPPTHQHHMWDAWDMAAEICLSQLPSMVEDPNSEFQPSPFFTEQLTAFEVWLDHGSEHKKPPEQLPIVLQVLLSQSHRFRALVLLGRFLDMGLWAVDLALSVGIFPYVLKLLQTTTPELRQILVFIWTKILALDKSCQVDLVKDGGHTYFIRFLDSLEAYPEQRAMAAFVLAVIVDGHRRGQEACIEADLIHVCLRHLRGSVPIDAQTEPLFLQWLCLCLGKLWEDFTEAQMLGLQADAPAIYAPLLLVPQPEVRASAAFALATLLDVGGDVCRDGVHGDDECDDDEKVRAEVSIIRSLLSLVSDGSPLVRAEVAVALARFAFGHKQHLKSIAASYWKPQSNSLLNSLPSLVHIKATGSGYINPNQYVPHASIVSSQIGPLTRVGSDNPSVVRDGRASTSSPLTTAGIMHGSPLSDDSSQHSNSGILNDIVSNGAVNHSRPKPLDNALYSQCVLAMCTLAKDPSPRIASLGRRVLSIIGIEQVVTKSVNSAGSSGRPGDPKTSSPYPSVAGMTRSSSWFDMNAGHLPFRTPPVSPPQPSYLTGMRRVCSLDFRPHLMNFPDSGLADPLLGSVSSSGGTERSLLPQSTIYKWSCGHFSKPLLTVPDDTEEILVRREEREKFALEQIATCQHSSVSNLKNRIANLDTKFETGTKTALLQPFSPIVVAADENERIRVWNYEEGNLLLNGFDNHDFPDKGISKLCLVNELDDSLLLVASCDGNIRIWKDYTVYGKQKLVTAFSSIQGHKPGVRSLNAVVDWQQQSGYLYASGEISSIMLWDLDKEQLIHSIPSSSDCSVSAMSASEVHGGQFAAGFVDGSVKLYDVRMREMLVCASRPHTENVVRVVGIGFQPGLDPGKIVSASQAGDVQFLDMRNLMDPYLTIKAHRGSLTALSVHRHAPIIASGSAKQIIKLFSLNGEQLDSITYHLTIMGQKISPVSCLTFHPYQVLLAAGATDAMFSIYADDNTHP, encoded by the exons ATGAGATTTCAATGCTGCAATGAG ATGAAGACTGGATATGTAGCTCTAGTTTTATGTTTAAACATCAGCGTTGATCCTCCGGATGTAATAAAGATATCCCCTTGTGCCAGAATGGAATGCTGGATAG ATCCATTTTCAATGGCACCTCAAAAAGCTCTTGAAACAATTGGAAAAAGCTTGAGCATTCAGTATGAAAGGTGGCAACCTAAG GCTCGCTACAAGGTTCAACTTGATCCCACAGTTGATGAAGTGAAGAAACTTTGTAATACATGCCGAAAACATGCCAAGTCCGAGAGAGTTCTGTTTCATTACAATGGGCACGGTGTTCCAAAGCCAACTGCTAATGGTGAAATCTGGCTTTTCAATAAG AGCTATACACAATATATTCCCTTGCCAATCAGTGATCTTGATTCCTGGCTAAGAACACCATCAATCTATGTTTTTGACTGCTCTGCTGCTGGGATGATAGTCAATGCATTTCTAGAG CTTCATGACTGGAGTGCTTCTGGCTCTGCTGGGTCTGTGAGCAATTGCATTCTGCTCGCAGCCTGTGAAGCACATGAGACTTTGCCACAAAGTGATGAATTTCCAGCTGATGTGTTCACTTCATGCCTCACCACTCCTATCAAGATGGCATTGAAATG GTTTTACAGACGTTCACTTCTTTGCGACTCCCTTGACTACtcattaattgataaaattcctGGCCGGCAAAACGATCGTAAAACACTTCTGGGAGAATTGAACTGGATCTTTACTGCAGTGACAGACACTATTGCTTGGAATGTTCTTCCCCGTG ATCTTTTTCAGAAGTTGTTCAGACAAGATTTGTTAGTTGCCAGTCTGTTCAGAAATTTCTTACTTGCTGAAAGAATTATGCGTTCGGCAAATTGTTCTCCAATTTCTCACCCAATGTTGCCACCAACCCATCAGCATCATATGTG GGATGCATGGGATATGGCTGCTGAAATTTGCCTCTCGCAGCTTCCATCTATGGTCGAGGACCCTAATTCAGAATTCCAG CCGAGTCCTTTTTTTACTGAACAACTGACAGCTTTTGAGGTGTGGTTGGACCATGGCTCTGAACATAAGAAGCCACCTGAGCAGTTACCTATTGTTCTTCAG GTTCTGCTTAGTCAAAGCCATCGGTTCCGGGCACTGGTCCTTCTGGGGAGATTCCTTGATATGGGACTTTGGGCAGTAGATCTG GCATTATCTGTTGGAATATTTCCATATGTTTTGAAGCTGTTGCAAACAACAACACCAGAACTAAGGCAAATTCTTGTATTCATATGGACAAAAATTCTAGCACTTGATAAG TCATGCCAGGTTGACCTTGTTAAGGATGGGGGACATACATATTTTATTAGGTTTCTTGATAGCTTGGAAGCATATCCAGAACAGCGGGCAATGGCTGCATTTGTTTTGGCTGTTATTGTTGATGGGCACAGACGGGGCCAGGAAGCCTGTATTGAAGCTGATTTAATTCATGTGTGCTTGAGGCACTTACGAGGATCAGTGCCAATTGATGCACAAACTGAACCTTTGTTTCTTCAGTGGCTTTGCCTCTGCCTGGGAAAGCTGTGGGAAGATTTCACAGAGGCTCAGATGCTAGGTTTGCAGGCTGATGCCCCTGCCATATATGCTCCTCTACTGTTGGTGCCCCAACCAGAG GTTAGGGCTTCTGCTGCATTTGCACTGGCCACCTTGCTTGATGTTGGCGGTGATGTCTGCAGAGATGGTGTTCATGGAGATGATGAgtgtgatgatgatgaaaaagttAGAGCTGAAGTTAGTATTATTAGAAGTCTATTAAGCCTTGTGTCAGATGGAAGTCCACTGGTTAGGGCAGAGGTTGCTGTAG CTCTGGCACGCTTTGCATTTGGCCACAAACAGCACCTCAAGTCAATTGCCGCCTCATATTGGAAACCTCAGTCTAATTCTCTGCTCAATTCATTACCTTCTTTGGTCCATATAAAAGCTACAGGTAGCGGATACATCAACCCAAATCAGTATGTGCCACATGCAAGTATTGTTTCATCTCAAATTGGCCCTTTGACAAGAGTTGGTAGTGACAACCCATCTGTGGTTCGAGATGGAAGGGCATCCACTAGTAGTCCTCTTACTACAGCTGGAATCATGCATGGATCACCTTTATCTGATGATTCATCTCAGCATTCCAATTCTGGTATATTGAATGACATTGTCAGCAATGGGGCAGTAAACCATTCAAGGCCAAAGCCACTAGATAATGCATTATATTCCCAGTGTGTACTAGCTATGTGCACTTTGGCCAAGGATCCTTCTCCTCGCATAGCAAGCCTTGGTCGACGTGTACTGTCTATTATTGGAATTGAGCAAGTGGTGACAAAATCTGTAAATTCTGCTGGTAGTAGTGGACGACCTGGTGATCCAAAAACTTCATCTCCATACCCAAGTGTTGCTGGGATGACTCGTTCATCATCTTGGTTTGACATGAATGCAG GTCATCTACCATTCAGAACTCCTCCTGTCAGTCCTCCTCAACCAAGTTACTTAACAGGAATGCGTAGAGTGTGTTCTTTGGATTTCAGGCCACACCTTATGAATTTTCCAGATTCAGGATTAGCAGATCCTCTCTTGGGTTCTGTTTCATCTTCTGGAGGCACAGAACGCAGTTTACTTCCTCAGTCAACCATCTACAAATGGAGTTGTGGTCACTTCTCAAAGCCACTTCTCACCGTGCCAGATGATACTGAAGAAATATTAGTtagaagagaagagagggaaaaatTTGCACTGGAGCAGATTGCAACATGCCAGCACTCCT CTGTTAGCAACCTTAAAAATAGAATTGCTAATTTGGATACGAAGTTTGAAACTGGTACGAAGACAGCCTTGCTGCAGCCTTTCTCTCCAATTGTGGTTGCTGCTGATGAGAATGAACGGATTAG GGTATGGAATTATGAGGAAGGTAACCTTCTTCTCAATGGGTTTGATAATCATGATTTTCCAGACAAGGGAATTTCTAAGCTCTGTCTTGTAAACGAGCTTGATGACAGTTTGCTTCTTGTTGCCTCAT GTGATGGAAATATACGAATTTGGAAAGACTACACTGTGTATGGTAAGCAAAAGCTTGTCACTGCATTTTCTTCAATCCAAGGTCATAAACCCGGTGTGCGGAGTTTGAATGCTGTTGTGGACTGGCAACAACAATCAGGATATCTG TATGCTTCTGGTGAGATATCATCCATCATGCTGTGGGACCTGGATAAAGAGCAGCTTATTCATTCCATTCCTTCGTCTTCAGATTGCAGCGTCTCAGCAATG TCTGCTTCTGAAGTTCATGGAGGTCAATTTGCTGCTGGTTTTGTGGATGGATCTGTCAAACTCTATGATGTCCGGATGCGTGAAAT GCTTGTTTGTGCTAGTCGGCCACACACTGAGAATGTAGTAAGAGTTGTGGGGATTGGCTTTCAACCTGGGCTTGATCCTGGAAAG ATTGTCAGTGCATCTCAGGCTGGTGACGTGCAGTTCCTGGATATGAGAAATCTTATGGATCCCTATCTCACGATCAAGGCCCACAGGGGCTCACTCACAGCTTTATCTGTTCATAGGCATGCCCCTATTATTGCCAGCGGATCagcaaaacaaattattaaattattcagTCTAAATGGTGAGCAATTAGACTCCATTACATACCATCTAACCATCATGGGCCAGAAGATCAGTCCTGTAAGCTGCCTCACCTTCCATCCTTACCAAGTACTCCTTGCTGCTGGTGCTACTGATGCTATGTTCTCAATCTATGCCGATGACAACACTCATCCTTAA
- the LOC118035601 gene encoding alanine--glyoxylate aminotransferase 2 homolog 2, mitochondrial, which yields MQRFITKRVLSSTNSLRSHRCFSQLAQKQTSFSVHDNDIPIPKLPPFDYSPPPYTGPSADQILAKRKQYLSPSLFHFFSKPLNVVDGKMQYLFDENGRRYLDGFGGIATVCCGHCHPDVVDAIVKQVNRIQHSTVLYLNHAIADFAEALASKMPGNLKVVFFTNSGTEANELALMIARLYTGCQDIISLRNAYHGNAAGTMGATAQSLWKFNVIQSGVHHALNPDPYRGVFGSDGEMYAKDVQDIIDFGTSGHVAGFISEAIQGVGGIIELAPDYLPAAYKSIKKAGGLCIADEVQAGFGRTGSHFWGFEAQGVVPDIVTMAKGIGNGIPLGAVVTTPEIAEVLTRRCYFNTFGGNPLCTAAGLAVLRVIEKENLQENALVVGSHLKKRLAELKDKYEIIGDVRGKGLMLGVELVTDRQQKTPAKAETLHVMEQMKELGVLIGKGGFYGNVFRITPPLCFTKEDADFLVDAMDHTMSKM from the exons ATGCAGAGATTTATAACCAAGAGGGTATTATCGTCAACAAATTCTCTGCGTTCTCATCGCTGCTTCTCTCAACTTGCCCAAAAACAAACCTCCTTCTCCGTTCATGATAATGATATCCCTATTCCCAAACTACCCCCATTCGATTATTCCCCTCCTCCATACACCGGTCCTTCCGCCGACCAAATCTTGGCTAAACGCAAACAATATCTCAGCCCTTCTTTGTTTCACTTCTTCAGTAAACCT TTAAACGTGGTTGATGGAAAGATGCAGTATCTATTCGATGAGAACGGCCGTAGATACCTTGATGGTTTTGGAGGTATTGCGACGGTGTGTTGCGGTCATTGTCATCCTGACGTGGTTGATGCAATTGTCAAACAAGTCAACCGTATACAGCACTCTACTGTTCTTTACCTCAATCATGCCATAGCTGATTTCGCCGAGGCCTTGGCCTCCAAAATGCCTGGAAACcttaaa GTGGTGTTTTTTACGAATTCCGGGACGGAGGCGAATGAACTGGCGTTGATGATAGCAAGATTGTATACGGGTTGTCAAGATATAATATCGTTGAGGAATGCTTATCATGGGAATGCAGCTGGGACTATGGGGGCTACAGCACAGTCTCTTTGGAAATTTAATGTTATTCAG AGTGGGGTCCATCATGCATTGAACCCAGATCCATACAGAGGAGTGTTCGGTTCAGATGGAGAGATGTATGCAAAAGATGTCCAAGATATTATTGACTTTGGGACTTCTGGTCATGTTGCTGGATTTATATCTGAAGCTATCCAG GGAGTGGGAGGAATTATAGAACTGGCCCCGGATTACTTGCCTGCGGCTTATAAAAGTATCAAGAAAGCAGGAGGCCTTTGTATTGCTGACGAGGTTCAGGCGGGGTTTGGACGCACAGGGAGTCATTTCTGGGGATTTGAGGCCCAGGGTGTTGTTCCTGACATTGTGACAATGGCAAAG GGGATTGGGAATGGCATACCTCTTGGTGCTGTGGTGACCACCCCTGAAATTGCAGAAGTCTTGACTCGTCGTTGTTACTTCAACACATTTGGAGGAAATCCTTTATGTACCGCTGCGGGTCTGGCAGTTTTAAGAGTGATCGAGAAAGAAAATCTTCAGGAGAATGCACTAGTTGTGGGGTCCCATCTGAAAAAGAGACTGGCTGAACTCAAGGATAAATATGAAA TCATTGGAGATGTGAGGGGAAAGGGATTGATGCTCGGTGTTGAACTTGTAACTGACCGCCAACAGAAAACTCCAGCAAAGGCTGAAACTCTGCATGTAATGGAGCAGATGAAAG AACTGGGGGTCTTGATTGGGAAAGGCGGATTCTACGGCAACGTTTTTAGAATTACACCTCCGCTATGCTTTACTAAAGAAGATGCAG ATTTCCTCGTGGATGCGATGGATCACACAATGTCAAAGATGTGA